In Mesorhizobium sp. J428, the genomic window GCGCCGCATAAGGCTCCTCGAGCAGTTCGGCGTTATCAAGGGCTACACGGTCGTTCTCGACCAGGAGAAGGTAGGACTGCCGATCAGCGCATTTGCTTCGATCAAGCTGGAGCGTCAACGAGAGGAGGATCTCGACAAGTTTGCCGAAGCCGTGGCTCGCTGGCCCGAGGTCGTGGACTGCTATCTCATGACGGGACAACGCGACTACCTCATGCGGATCGTCGCGAGCGATCTTCAGGCGCACGAACGCTTCCTGAAGGATAAGTTGACCCGGCTGGACAATGTCGCCTCCATCGAAACCAGCTTCGCGCTGGGGCAGATTAAACGTGCAGAGGTGCTGC contains:
- a CDS encoding Lrp/AsnC family transcriptional regulator, giving the protein MPRHSIDDIDRKILRTLQADAKTTVGDIAERVGLSPSPCARRIRLLEQFGVIKGYTVVLDQEKVGLPISAFASIKLERQREEDLDKFAEAVARWPEVVDCYLMTGQRDYLMRIVASDLQAHERFLKDKLTRLDNVASIETSFALGQIKRAEVLPLG